One Halobacterium sp. DL1 DNA window includes the following coding sequences:
- a CDS encoding heat shock protein Hsp20, whose product MTSRGIPFDDLERVLERLDDARGGSEFAVDIEDADDQFTVTADLPGFETEDIQVEVQDRTVRIDAERSEETEIDDEQYIRRERSERSASRDLTLPEAVDVEATSASFEHGVLTVELPKVSASGDGTMVDIE is encoded by the coding sequence ATGACATCTCGCGGCATTCCATTCGACGACCTGGAACGGGTTCTCGAGCGACTGGACGACGCCCGCGGCGGCAGCGAGTTCGCGGTGGATATCGAGGACGCCGACGACCAGTTCACGGTCACCGCCGACCTCCCCGGGTTCGAGACGGAGGATATCCAGGTAGAGGTCCAGGACCGGACGGTCCGCATCGACGCCGAGCGGAGCGAGGAGACCGAAATCGACGACGAGCAGTACATCCGTCGGGAGCGGAGCGAGCGCTCGGCCAGTCGAGATCTCACGCTCCCGGAGGCCGTCGACGTGGAGGCGACGAGCGCGTCGTTCGAGCACGGCGTCCTCACCGTCGAACTGCCGAAGGTGAGCGCGTCCGGCGACGGGACGATGGTGGACATCGAGTAG
- a CDS encoding prephenate dehydratase: MQTVTLGPTGTYSHRAALAVADDGDIAFSESVRGIVDAVEDGSAERGVVPIENSIEGSVTETLDALADTDLAVVREVVTPVKHALIAQSGNFDTVASHSQALAQVRSFLDENYPDVHREAVASTARSVELAREDPTVAGIAHPDNATGELQLVAEDIQDRTSNSTRFFVVAPPEDRSDAGGKSSFVVYPNANYPGLLLELLEPFADRDINLSRVESRPSGERLGDYVFHIDVAAGLYEERTQAALKEIEAIAAEGWVHRLGSYDVEHVV; the protein is encoded by the coding sequence ATGCAGACGGTCACGCTCGGGCCGACCGGAACGTACTCCCACCGCGCAGCGCTCGCCGTCGCCGACGACGGCGACATCGCGTTCTCGGAGTCCGTCCGCGGTATCGTCGACGCGGTCGAAGACGGGAGCGCCGAACGCGGCGTCGTCCCCATCGAGAACAGCATCGAGGGCTCCGTCACCGAGACCCTGGACGCGCTCGCGGACACCGACCTCGCCGTCGTGCGTGAGGTCGTCACACCCGTGAAGCACGCGCTCATCGCCCAGAGCGGGAACTTCGACACCGTGGCCAGCCACTCACAGGCGCTCGCGCAGGTCCGCTCGTTCCTCGACGAGAACTACCCCGACGTCCACCGCGAAGCCGTCGCCTCCACCGCACGGAGCGTCGAACTCGCCCGCGAGGATCCGACCGTCGCCGGTATCGCCCATCCCGACAACGCCACCGGCGAACTCCAGCTCGTCGCCGAGGACATCCAGGACCGCACCAGCAACTCCACGCGCTTTTTCGTCGTCGCACCCCCCGAGGACCGCTCGGACGCCGGCGGGAAGTCCTCGTTCGTCGTCTACCCGAACGCGAACTACCCCGGGCTACTGCTCGAACTGCTCGAACCGTTCGCCGACCGCGACATCAACCTCTCCCGGGTCGAGTCCCGGCCTTCCGGCGAACGCCTCGGCGACTACGTCTTCCACATCGACGTCGCCGCCGGCCTCTACGAGGAGCGCACGCAGGCCGCCCTCAAGGAGATCGAGGCCATCGCCGCCGAGGGCTGGGTCCACCGCCTCGGCTCCTACGACGTCGAGCACGTCGTCTAG
- a CDS encoding dihydrolipoamide dehydrogenase (E3 component of pyruvate complex; catalyzes the oxidation of dihydrolipoamide to lipoamide), with product MVVGDVSTGTEVAVVGAGPGGYVAAIRAGQLGLDVTLVEKDAYGGTCLNYGCIPSKAMITATDVAHDAGDAEEMGVYADPEVDVGEMVEWKDSVVDQLTGGVEKLCKANGVNLIEGRAEFAGNDKLRVVHGGDGQGSETITYEHCIVATGSKPIEVPGFEFDGEHVIDSRQALAMEEYPESMVVVGAGYIGMEISTVLAKLGVDVTVVEMLDEALVGYEDDLTRPVKQRAEELGIDFEFGLAADSWEESGDGVVLTAEDEDGETTDFETEKVLVAVGRQPVTDTLNLDAVGLEPNDDGRLATDDQARTDAENVFAIGDVAPGPMLAHKASKEGEVAAEVVAGEPAALDYQAVPAAVFTDPEIATVGLTADAAEEQGFEPAVGKFPFNASGRALTTGESDGFVRVVADEESGFILGAQIVGPEASELIAELALAVEMGATLEDVASTIHTHPTLAEAVKEASEHALGHAIHTLNR from the coding sequence ATGGTTGTCGGAGACGTATCCACTGGAACGGAAGTTGCGGTCGTCGGGGCCGGTCCCGGCGGCTACGTCGCGGCCATCCGCGCCGGACAGCTCGGCCTCGACGTGACGCTCGTCGAGAAGGACGCCTACGGGGGCACCTGCCTGAACTACGGCTGCATCCCCTCGAAGGCGATGATCACGGCGACTGACGTCGCCCACGACGCCGGCGACGCCGAGGAGATGGGCGTCTACGCCGACCCCGAGGTCGACGTCGGCGAGATGGTCGAATGGAAGGACAGCGTCGTCGACCAGCTGACTGGCGGCGTCGAGAAGCTCTGCAAGGCCAACGGCGTCAACCTCATCGAGGGGCGCGCGGAGTTCGCGGGCAACGACAAGCTCCGCGTCGTCCACGGCGGCGACGGCCAGGGCTCCGAGACCATCACCTACGAGCACTGCATCGTCGCCACCGGCTCGAAGCCCATCGAGGTGCCGGGCTTCGAGTTCGACGGCGAGCACGTCATCGACTCCCGGCAGGCGCTCGCGATGGAGGAGTATCCCGAGTCGATGGTCGTCGTCGGCGCGGGCTACATCGGCATGGAGATCTCGACCGTCCTCGCGAAACTCGGCGTCGACGTCACCGTCGTCGAGATGCTCGACGAGGCGCTCGTCGGCTACGAGGACGACCTCACGCGCCCCGTCAAGCAGCGCGCAGAGGAACTCGGTATCGACTTCGAGTTCGGCCTCGCCGCCGACTCCTGGGAGGAGTCCGGCGACGGCGTCGTTCTCACCGCCGAGGACGAGGACGGCGAGACCACCGACTTCGAGACCGAGAAAGTGCTCGTCGCGGTGGGCCGTCAGCCGGTCACGGACACTCTGAACCTCGACGCGGTCGGCCTCGAACCGAACGACGACGGCCGCCTCGCGACCGACGACCAGGCCCGGACCGACGCCGAGAACGTCTTCGCCATCGGTGACGTCGCGCCCGGCCCGATGCTCGCGCACAAGGCGAGCAAGGAGGGCGAGGTCGCCGCCGAGGTCGTCGCTGGCGAACCCGCGGCCCTCGACTACCAGGCCGTCCCCGCCGCGGTGTTCACGGACCCCGAGATTGCGACCGTCGGCCTCACCGCGGACGCGGCCGAAGAGCAGGGCTTCGAACCGGCGGTCGGGAAGTTCCCGTTCAACGCCAGCGGCCGCGCGCTCACCACGGGCGAAAGCGACGGCTTCGTGCGCGTCGTCGCCGACGAGGAGAGCGGCTTCATCCTCGGCGCGCAGATCGTCGGCCCGGAGGCCAGCGAACTCATCGCTGAGCTCGCGCTCGCCGTCGAGATGGGTGCCACCCTCGAGGACGTCGCCTCCACCATCCACACCCACCCGACACTCGCCGAAGCCGTCAAGGAGGCCTCCGAGCACGCGCTCGGCCACGCCATCCACACGCTCAACCGGTAA
- a CDS encoding branched-chain alpha-keto acid dehydrogenase subunit E2, with protein MPREFKLPDVGEGVAEGEIVSWLVSEGDTVTEDQPVAEVETDKAVVEVPSPVNGTVKQIHFDAGDVVPVGDVIVTFDVEGETAEPAEETADAESEPADEAESESKSATSKAESRTFAPPSVRRLARELGVDLDSVEGTGPSGRVTEGDVRAAAEGGESEATDASTEPAETTQTTQAAEPSTQPAATGRQEAAGRDRTLAAPATRGLARELGVNIDDVPAVEQRDGEAFVTAEAVQQYAEGGQAAQAGATGGAARQYAEGGETTEPYRGIRRTIGKQMAESKYTAPHVTHHDTAPIDALVETRAKLKERAAEKDVKLTYMPFVMKAIVAALQEFPILNSELREEDEEIAIKQDYNVGIAVATDAGLMVPVVKHVDQKSMLQVASEVNELAQKARDRSISREEMQGGTFTVTNFGAIGGEYATPIINYPETAIMGLGAIDERPVAEDGEVRAAMTLPLSLSIDHRVIDGAEAAAFTNRVMDYLTEPELLLLE; from the coding sequence ATGCCACGAGAATTCAAACTCCCGGACGTCGGCGAGGGTGTCGCGGAGGGCGAGATCGTCAGCTGGCTCGTCTCCGAGGGCGACACCGTCACCGAGGACCAGCCGGTCGCCGAGGTCGAGACCGACAAGGCAGTCGTCGAGGTCCCGTCGCCCGTGAACGGCACGGTGAAGCAGATCCACTTCGACGCCGGCGACGTCGTCCCCGTCGGGGACGTCATCGTCACCTTCGACGTCGAGGGCGAAACCGCGGAACCGGCCGAGGAGACGGCCGACGCCGAGTCGGAACCCGCGGACGAAGCGGAGAGCGAGAGCAAGTCCGCCACGTCGAAGGCCGAGTCGCGGACGTTCGCGCCGCCGAGTGTGCGCCGACTCGCACGCGAACTCGGCGTCGACCTCGATTCGGTCGAGGGGACCGGGCCGTCCGGTCGCGTCACCGAGGGCGACGTGCGCGCGGCCGCCGAGGGTGGCGAATCCGAGGCCACCGACGCGTCGACCGAACCCGCCGAAACCACGCAGACGACGCAGGCCGCGGAGCCGTCGACACAGCCGGCGGCGACGGGCCGCCAGGAGGCCGCCGGACGGGACCGCACGCTCGCGGCGCCCGCGACCCGCGGCCTCGCCCGCGAACTCGGCGTGAACATCGACGACGTGCCGGCTGTCGAGCAGCGCGACGGCGAGGCGTTCGTCACCGCCGAGGCCGTCCAGCAGTACGCCGAGGGCGGCCAGGCAGCGCAGGCCGGGGCTACCGGCGGCGCGGCCCGCCAGTACGCCGAGGGCGGCGAGACGACGGAACCCTACCGCGGCATCCGCCGCACCATCGGCAAGCAGATGGCCGAGTCGAAGTACACGGCCCCGCACGTCACCCACCACGACACCGCGCCCATCGACGCGCTCGTCGAGACGCGCGCGAAACTGAAGGAGCGCGCCGCCGAGAAGGACGTGAAGCTGACGTACATGCCGTTCGTGATGAAGGCCATCGTCGCAGCGCTGCAGGAGTTCCCCATCCTGAACTCCGAACTCCGCGAGGAAGACGAGGAGATCGCCATCAAGCAGGACTACAACGTCGGCATCGCGGTGGCGACGGACGCCGGCCTGATGGTGCCCGTCGTGAAGCACGTCGACCAGAAGTCGATGCTCCAGGTGGCCAGCGAGGTGAACGAACTCGCACAGAAGGCGCGTGACCGCTCCATCTCCCGCGAGGAGATGCAGGGCGGCACGTTCACGGTCACGAACTTCGGCGCCATCGGCGGGGAGTACGCCACGCCCATCATCAACTACCCGGAGACGGCCATCATGGGGCTGGGCGCCATCGACGAGCGCCCGGTCGCCGAGGACGGCGAGGTGCGGGCGGCGATGACGCTCCCGCTGTCGCTCTCCATCGACCACCGCGTCATCGACGGCGCGGAGGCCGCTGCGTTCACCAACCGTGTCATGGACTACTTGACCGAGCCCGAACTACTACTACTCGAATAA
- a CDS encoding 2-oxoisovalerate dehydrogenase subunit beta, with protein sequence MSENLTLVQAVRDGLRDEMAEDDDVLVMGEDVGKNGGVFRATEGLYDEFGGERVIDTPLAESGIIGTAIGMAAYGLKPVPEIQFSGFMYPGFDQIVSHMARLRTRSRGRYTCPMVLRAPMGGGIRAPEHHSESKEAFYVHEAGLKVAMPSTPHDAKGMLISAIRSPDPVIFLEPKKIYRAFREEVPDDTYEVPLGEAAVRREGTDVSVFTWGAMTRPTIEAAKNLDGEIDVEVVDLRTLSPLDIDTVVESFKKTGRAAIVHEAPQTAGVGAEVTATIQEEALLYQEAPVERITGFDVPFPLAALEDYYLPEPERIESGIRDAFDF encoded by the coding sequence ATGAGTGAGAACCTGACCCTAGTGCAGGCGGTACGGGACGGCCTCCGCGACGAGATGGCCGAAGACGACGACGTGCTCGTGATGGGCGAGGACGTCGGGAAGAACGGCGGCGTGTTCCGCGCGACCGAGGGACTCTACGACGAGTTCGGCGGGGAGCGCGTCATCGACACGCCGCTGGCGGAGTCCGGCATCATCGGCACGGCCATCGGGATGGCTGCCTACGGCCTGAAGCCGGTGCCCGAGATCCAGTTCTCCGGGTTCATGTACCCGGGCTTCGACCAGATCGTGAGCCACATGGCCCGCCTCCGGACGCGGAGCCGCGGCCGGTACACGTGTCCGATGGTGCTGCGCGCCCCGATGGGCGGCGGCATCCGCGCGCCGGAACACCACTCCGAGTCCAAGGAGGCGTTCTACGTCCACGAGGCCGGCCTGAAGGTCGCGATGCCGAGCACGCCCCACGACGCGAAGGGAATGCTCATCTCGGCCATCCGCTCGCCGGACCCGGTCATCTTCCTGGAGCCGAAGAAGATCTACCGCGCCTTCCGCGAGGAGGTGCCCGACGACACCTACGAGGTGCCGCTGGGTGAAGCCGCGGTGCGCCGTGAGGGCACCGACGTCTCGGTGTTCACGTGGGGCGCCATGACGCGCCCGACCATCGAGGCCGCCAAGAACCTCGACGGCGAGATAGACGTCGAGGTCGTCGACCTCCGGACGCTCAGCCCGCTCGACATCGACACGGTCGTCGAGTCGTTCAAGAAGACGGGCCGAGCGGCCATCGTCCACGAGGCGCCCCAGACCGCGGGCGTCGGCGCGGAGGTCACCGCGACCATCCAGGAGGAGGCGCTGCTGTACCAGGAGGCACCGGTCGAGCGCATCACCGGCTTCGACGTTCCGTTCCCGCTGGCCGCGCTCGAAGACTACTACCTGCCGGAGCCCGAGCGCATCGAGTCGGGCATCCGAGACGCGTTCGATTTCTGA
- a CDS encoding 2-oxoacid dehydrogenase, protein MTETVHRAPDDMVRVIDENGEVVDDAEVPDLTDDELVEMYRNMKLARRFDERAVSLQRQGRIGTYPPLSGQEGAQIGSAMALAEDDWTVPSYREHGAGLVRGLPLKQTLLFWMGHEAGNRIPEDANIFTVAVPIASQIPHATGLAWASKLRDEQDKAFLCYFGDGATSEGDFHEGLNFAGVFDTPNVFFCNNNQWAISVPRERQTASKTLAQKAQAYGFEGVQVDGMDPLAVYKVTKAAVEKAKDPEEGDLRPTLIEAVQYRFGAHTTADDPSVYRDEEEVEKWLAKDPLPRMEKFLKRTDRLTDEDVEQIEADIEDDVADAIAAAEETPRPDPVEMFQNVYAEMPKRLEQQLEWFQSIRDEHGDDALLED, encoded by the coding sequence GTGACTGAGACCGTTCACCGAGCGCCCGACGACATGGTTCGGGTGATCGACGAGAACGGCGAGGTCGTCGACGACGCGGAGGTGCCGGACCTCACGGACGACGAGCTCGTCGAGATGTATCGCAACATGAAACTGGCGAGACGGTTCGACGAGCGTGCCGTCAGCCTCCAGCGCCAGGGCCGCATCGGGACCTACCCACCGCTCTCCGGCCAGGAGGGCGCCCAGATTGGCTCCGCGATGGCGCTCGCCGAGGACGACTGGACCGTCCCGAGTTACCGCGAACACGGCGCGGGGCTGGTTCGCGGGCTGCCACTGAAGCAGACGCTGCTGTTCTGGATGGGCCACGAGGCGGGCAACCGCATCCCCGAGGACGCGAACATCTTCACCGTCGCGGTGCCCATCGCCTCCCAGATTCCCCACGCCACGGGACTGGCGTGGGCGTCGAAGCTCCGCGACGAGCAGGACAAGGCGTTCCTCTGTTACTTCGGCGACGGTGCGACCAGCGAGGGCGACTTCCACGAGGGACTGAACTTCGCGGGCGTCTTCGACACGCCGAACGTCTTCTTCTGCAACAACAACCAGTGGGCCATCTCGGTGCCGCGGGAGCGACAGACGGCCTCTAAGACGCTCGCCCAGAAGGCTCAGGCGTACGGCTTCGAGGGCGTGCAGGTCGACGGGATGGACCCGCTCGCGGTGTACAAGGTGACGAAAGCTGCCGTCGAGAAGGCCAAGGACCCCGAGGAGGGCGACCTTCGCCCAACGCTCATCGAGGCGGTGCAGTACCGCTTCGGCGCGCACACCACGGCGGACGACCCGTCGGTCTACCGGGACGAGGAGGAGGTCGAGAAGTGGCTCGCGAAGGACCCGCTCCCGCGCATGGAGAAGTTCCTGAAGCGCACCGACCGACTCACCGACGAGGACGTCGAGCAGATAGAGGCGGACATCGAGGACGACGTCGCGGACGCCATCGCGGCGGCCGAGGAGACGCCGCGACCGGACCCCGTAGAGATGTTCCAGAACGTCTACGCGGAGATGCCCAAGCGTCTCGAACAGCAACTCGAGTGGTTCCAGTCCATTCGGGACGAACACGGCGACGACGCGCTACTGGAGGACTAA
- a CDS encoding lipoyl synthase, producing the protein MSGRRKPDWLKMRPPSGERFTDIKETLREHDLHTVCEEASCPNLGECWSGRNGPGTATFMLMGHRCSRGCNFCDVETGGMEPLDPDEPANVAESVAKIGLDYVVLTSVDRDDLDDQGAGHFAQTIREIKDRDPGILVEVLIPDFQGEERLVRKIIDAGPDVIAHNVETVERRQFPVRDRRAGYEQSLSVLDQVDRESDIYTKTSLMLGVGEYDHEVYQTLGDLREVGVDVVTLGQYLQPSRTHLDVADYVHPQKFETWRRVAEAEFDFLYCASGPMVRSSYKAGELFVDAVLREGKSVEAAREEARRRSASD; encoded by the coding sequence ATGAGCGGTCGGCGCAAGCCGGACTGGCTGAAGATGCGGCCGCCGTCCGGCGAACGGTTCACCGACATCAAGGAGACGCTCCGGGAGCACGACCTCCACACGGTCTGCGAGGAGGCGTCCTGTCCGAACCTCGGGGAGTGCTGGAGCGGCCGCAACGGCCCGGGCACCGCGACGTTCATGCTGATGGGCCACCGGTGCTCGCGGGGCTGCAACTTCTGCGACGTGGAAACCGGCGGCATGGAACCCCTGGACCCCGACGAACCCGCGAACGTCGCGGAATCCGTCGCGAAAATCGGGCTGGATTACGTCGTGCTCACGTCGGTGGACCGCGACGACCTCGACGACCAGGGCGCCGGCCACTTCGCCCAGACCATCCGGGAGATCAAGGACCGGGACCCCGGCATCCTCGTCGAGGTCCTCATCCCGGACTTCCAGGGCGAGGAGCGACTCGTCCGGAAGATCATCGACGCCGGCCCGGACGTCATCGCGCACAACGTCGAGACCGTCGAGCGCCGCCAGTTTCCGGTGCGGGACCGCCGCGCGGGCTACGAGCAGTCCCTCTCGGTGCTCGACCAGGTGGACCGCGAGTCCGACATCTACACGAAGACCAGCCTGATGCTCGGCGTCGGCGAGTACGACCACGAGGTGTACCAGACGCTCGGCGACCTCCGCGAGGTGGGCGTCGACGTGGTGACCCTCGGCCAGTATCTCCAGCCGTCGCGCACCCACCTCGACGTCGCGGACTACGTCCACCCCCAGAAGTTCGAGACGTGGCGCCGCGTCGCCGAGGCGGAGTTCGACTTCCTCTACTGTGCCTCCGGCCCGATGGTGCGGTCGTCGTACAAGGCCGGCGAACTGTTCGTCGACGCCGTGCTCCGGGAGGGCAAGAGCGTGGAGGCCGCCCGGGAGGAGGCGCGGCGACGGAGCGCGTCCGACTAG
- a CDS encoding multidrug transporter MATE: MFDVSSEEITEGSLSRALAILAAPLVAQQVVVALGSVVDIFWLGRLNESAVAAVGLVIPVTGLLVLPVLLVYKGGQILTSQSVGADERRRATRIPVQAALLGPLVALVIAGATVLAAPSVVDLLGADGETYAYAVTYLSTYVFAYVPMAVSDGLEGGFIGWGDSGTAFALNATSIVVNVVLDPLLIFGYGPFPEWGVFGAAVASVTGLTVSAVLAVAIAASGRRQFSVSRDALAVRADVLRDILSVGAPVAMQSVGRQAARLGMVAIISIAGSTAALAAYNVGAQLATLAFVPAGGLAGAATTVVGQNLGADRPGRASRATWLSTGFVVVALLGLGVLQWLFPTLIAETFAPALGEEAFGLTVDYLQILAVGYWALGAIYTLESGFNGASRTSVSMYATLVQYWAVRLPIAAAGVFVFNYGVLAAFWGVTISNVAAALGLGLYFWYSTDQGLLERAASTAAAD; encoded by the coding sequence ATGTTCGACGTTTCGAGCGAGGAGATCACCGAGGGGTCGCTGTCGCGGGCGCTCGCCATCCTCGCCGCTCCCCTGGTGGCCCAGCAGGTCGTCGTCGCCCTCGGTTCGGTCGTGGACATCTTCTGGCTCGGCAGACTGAACGAGTCGGCCGTCGCCGCGGTCGGCCTGGTCATCCCGGTGACCGGCCTCCTCGTCCTGCCCGTACTGCTCGTCTACAAGGGTGGCCAGATACTGACCTCTCAGAGCGTCGGCGCGGACGAACGCCGGCGCGCCACCCGCATCCCCGTCCAGGCGGCGCTCCTCGGCCCACTGGTCGCACTCGTGATTGCGGGCGCGACGGTCCTCGCTGCGCCGTCGGTCGTCGACCTGCTCGGCGCGGACGGAGAGACCTACGCGTACGCGGTCACGTACCTCTCGACGTACGTCTTCGCCTACGTGCCGATGGCCGTCAGCGACGGCCTTGAAGGCGGGTTCATCGGCTGGGGGGACTCGGGAACGGCGTTCGCGCTGAACGCCACGAGCATCGTCGTCAACGTCGTCCTCGACCCGCTCCTCATCTTCGGCTACGGACCGTTCCCCGAGTGGGGGGTGTTCGGCGCCGCCGTCGCCAGCGTCACCGGTCTCACGGTCAGCGCGGTGCTCGCCGTCGCCATCGCGGCGAGCGGCCGCCGCCAGTTCTCCGTCTCGCGTGACGCGCTGGCCGTCAGGGCGGACGTCCTTCGGGACATCCTCTCGGTCGGCGCCCCGGTCGCGATGCAGAGCGTCGGCCGGCAGGCCGCCCGCCTCGGCATGGTCGCTATCATCTCCATCGCCGGGTCGACGGCAGCGCTCGCCGCCTACAACGTCGGCGCCCAGCTCGCGACGCTCGCGTTCGTGCCCGCGGGTGGCCTCGCCGGTGCCGCCACCACGGTTGTCGGCCAGAACCTCGGCGCCGACCGGCCCGGTCGTGCGAGCCGGGCGACGTGGCTCAGCACCGGGTTCGTGGTCGTCGCGCTGCTCGGACTCGGCGTCCTGCAGTGGCTGTTCCCCACGCTCATCGCGGAGACGTTCGCCCCCGCCCTCGGCGAGGAGGCGTTCGGTCTCACCGTCGACTACCTCCAGATTCTCGCGGTCGGCTACTGGGCGCTCGGCGCCATCTACACGCTCGAATCCGGGTTCAACGGCGCGAGTCGAACGAGCGTCAGCATGTACGCGACGCTCGTCCAGTACTGGGCCGTTCGCCTCCCCATCGCGGCGGCCGGCGTGTTCGTCTTCAACTACGGCGTGCTCGCGGCGTTCTGGGGCGTCACGATATCGAACGTCGCGGCGGCCCTCGGCCTCGGTCTCTACTTCTGGTACTCGACGGACCAAGGTCTGCTGGAGCGGGCAGCGTCGACGGCCGCGGCGGACTGA
- a CDS encoding DEAD/DEAH box helicase: MEVAEVVPQFAEAFPFDEFNEMQREAVPALLESDANVVASAPTGSGKTALAELAICQTLEAGGTALFVAPLRALTNEKEAEWDRFEELGYSVYVVTGERDLNPRRAERADVLVMTPEKADSATRKHDSPRYSFVTDVDCVVIDEVHLLDSEKRGSVLEVVVSRLRRLCDPRVVALSATMPNIGDVAAWLDATPETTFEFGDEYRPVDLHAGVRTYTHGDNPFADKYRRLFTALDLAEPHLREDGQALVFVSSRQDTVQAAKKTRDEIGERDIPVSSRGDYEFHTEAEDLDNSTLRKSVLDGVAFHHAGLSTHDKNLVERWFREGKIRVLFSTSTLAWGVNLPARCVVIRDTKLHDPLEGEVDMSPLDVLQMLGRAGRPGYDDVGYGWVVCDDSDADKYRALLEEGKEIESRLAGSLAEHLNAEIAMGTIRGLGDVMDWLETTFYYQRAQSAPEQYDFPNLRERVRDTLDSLVADGFVETDEDLGLSATRLGVLASTYYLRLDTAREFREVADEAADADSILRAVANAGEFDSVSARQSERDAIDRVLGATGEEMESGPRKVYAILRGSMDGSVPGELRSDAWVIRQNALRLLAALGAFFERYDDPHGANVAARLEARIDNGVPEVAVGLTALDGVAAGRAHKLHDEGIDTPADVCEAGVDGLVDAGLSAGVAESVYEQARGMPAVTVDWGDFPDSIAVGENEMCEVVVRNSGGGAAAGVRVTVNGVEMTERSGYLDDALRAPVGVFGANADALEFEVTVSFSELPLLPVTDTRTVRVE; the protein is encoded by the coding sequence ATGGAGGTTGCCGAGGTCGTTCCACAGTTCGCCGAGGCGTTCCCCTTCGACGAGTTCAACGAGATGCAACGCGAGGCGGTCCCCGCGCTGCTGGAGTCGGACGCCAACGTCGTGGCGTCGGCGCCCACCGGTTCGGGGAAGACCGCGCTCGCGGAACTCGCCATCTGCCAGACCCTCGAGGCCGGCGGCACGGCGCTGTTCGTCGCGCCGCTGCGCGCGCTCACCAACGAGAAGGAGGCGGAGTGGGACCGCTTCGAGGAACTCGGCTACTCGGTGTACGTCGTCACGGGCGAGCGCGACCTGAACCCGCGGCGCGCCGAACGCGCGGACGTTCTCGTGATGACACCGGAGAAGGCCGACTCCGCGACCCGGAAACACGACTCGCCGCGCTACTCGTTCGTGACGGACGTCGACTGCGTGGTCATCGACGAGGTTCACCTGCTGGACTCGGAGAAGCGCGGGAGCGTCCTGGAGGTCGTGGTCTCGCGGCTCCGCCGGCTCTGCGACCCGCGCGTGGTCGCGCTGTCGGCGACGATGCCGAACATCGGCGACGTCGCGGCGTGGCTCGACGCCACCCCCGAGACCACCTTCGAGTTCGGCGACGAGTACCGCCCCGTGGACCTGCACGCGGGCGTACGGACGTACACCCACGGCGACAACCCGTTCGCGGACAAATACCGCCGGCTGTTCACCGCCCTGGACCTCGCGGAGCCACACCTCCGTGAGGACGGGCAGGCGCTCGTCTTCGTCTCCTCGCGGCAGGACACCGTACAGGCGGCGAAGAAGACCAGGGACGAGATCGGCGAGCGCGACATCCCGGTCAGCTCCCGTGGGGACTACGAGTTCCACACCGAGGCCGAGGACCTCGACAACTCGACGCTCCGGAAGAGCGTGCTCGACGGCGTCGCGTTCCACCACGCCGGCCTCTCGACCCACGACAAGAACCTCGTCGAGCGGTGGTTCCGCGAGGGGAAGATACGCGTCCTCTTCTCGACGTCGACGCTCGCGTGGGGCGTGAACCTCCCCGCCAGGTGCGTCGTCATCCGGGACACGAAGCTCCACGACCCCCTGGAGGGCGAGGTGGACATGAGCCCGCTCGACGTCCTCCAGATGCTCGGACGGGCGGGCCGCCCCGGCTACGACGACGTCGGCTACGGCTGGGTGGTCTGTGACGACTCTGACGCCGACAAGTACCGCGCGCTCCTCGAGGAGGGCAAGGAGATCGAGTCCCGCCTCGCGGGCAGCCTCGCGGAACACCTCAACGCCGAGATAGCGATGGGCACCATCCGCGGCCTCGGCGACGTGATGGACTGGCTGGAGACCACGTTCTACTACCAGCGCGCGCAGTCCGCGCCGGAGCAGTACGACTTCCCGAATCTCCGGGAGCGCGTCCGGGACACCCTCGACTCGCTCGTCGCGGACGGGTTCGTCGAGACCGACGAGGACCTCGGCCTGTCGGCCACGCGACTCGGCGTGCTCGCCTCGACGTACTACCTCCGCCTCGACACCGCCCGCGAGTTCCGCGAGGTCGCCGACGAGGCGGCGGACGCCGACAGTATCTTGCGCGCCGTCGCCAACGCTGGCGAGTTCGACAGTGTGAGTGCGAGACAGTCCGAGCGCGACGCCATCGACCGTGTACTGGGCGCCACGGGCGAGGAGATGGAGTCCGGCCCGCGAAAGGTGTACGCCATCCTGCGCGGGAGCATGGACGGCAGCGTCCCGGGCGAACTGCGCTCGGACGCCTGGGTCATCCGGCAGAACGCGCTTCGCCTGCTCGCCGCGCTCGGCGCGTTCTTCGAGCGCTACGACGACCCCCACGGCGCGAACGTCGCGGCCCGCCTCGAGGCCCGCATCGACAACGGCGTGCCAGAGGTCGCGGTGGGCCTCACCGCCCTCGACGGGGTGGCCGCCGGCCGCGCGCACAAACTCCACGACGAGGGCATCGACACCCCCGCGGACGTCTGCGAGGCGGGCGTCGACGGCCTCGTGGACGCGGGCCTCTCCGCCGGCGTCGCCGAGAGCGTCTACGAGCAGGCCAGGGGGATGCCCGCTGTCACGGTGGACTGGGGGGACTTCCCCGACAGCATCGCCGTCGGCGAGAACGAGATGTGCGAGGTTGTCGTGCGCAACAGCGGCGGCGGCGCGGCCGCGGGCGTCCGCGTCACCGTCAACGGCGTCGAGATGACCGAGCGCTCGGGCTACCTCGACGACGCGCTGCGCGCGCC